A region of Zeugodacus cucurbitae isolate PBARC_wt_2022May chromosome 5, idZeuCucr1.2, whole genome shotgun sequence DNA encodes the following proteins:
- the LOC105209065 gene encoding fatty acyl-CoA reductase wat, whose product MIHDFYADTEIFVTGGSGAVGKALIEKLLRSCDVRKVYILLRSKKNFSVEQRLEKLKQAKIFKVLHATKPHMFDKLVPIPGDAILPGLGISPEHIALMEHVSVVFHCAATVRFDEPLRVALKLNVGGTYEALMFAEKLKNLKMFMHVSTFYSNPYLKRVEPQLYDSPLDWRMCLKLLQDDSMRDNLNSLTKKLIIGFPNTYTFTKNLAESVVNDFRERIPVAIYRPSIVLHALSDPIPGYPPTLMGAMGLFVLVGAGILKTVFLSKSTRFDITPQDVSIKTMLYYAYRAGTEYAQEKAITEVPIYMSSSTQHSNHTFYQMCQVMEHGLWYEAAFEKNFMLPTCHYTDSRFVYMFLVFTKQILPAMLADGLIMLFGRKPVLMSIVRKAYISLEVMQPFLFNTYDSPGMTYIEEMVEATKGTDFALPAEISSAKTDEGLFHICKTMIFSIREYLLNEDPKTIPIAQKRLRIKRLVYNILRGIIVYYILRWFYAFFINYIEGPTAN is encoded by the exons ATGATACACGATTTCTACGCGGATACGGAGATATTTGTAACAGGCGGTTCGG GCGCCGTTGGCAAAGCTTTGATTGAGAAGCTGCTGCGCTCCTGTGATGTGCGAAAAGTCTACATATTGCTGCGTTCGAAGAAGAATTTCAGTGTCGAGCAACGTTTGGAGAAATTGAAACAGGCGAAG ATCTTTAAAGTATTACATGCCACGAAACCGCATATGTTCGACAAACTCGTACCGATACCGGGTGATGCAATATTACCAGGTTTGGGTATATCGCCAGAGCATATTGCGCTAATGGAGCATGTTTCGGTTGTGTTTCATTGCGCGGCAACTGTGCGTTTTGATGAACCGTTACGCGTTGCTTTGAAGCTGAATGTGGGCGGCACCTATGAAGCTTTGATGTTTGCCGAGAAGCTGAAGAACTTGAAAATGTTCATGCATGTCTCGACATTTTATAGTAATCCCTACTTGAAACGCGTGGAGCCGCAG CTTTACGATTCACCGTTAGATTGGCGCATGTGCTTGAAATTACTGCAGGATGATAGCATGCGAGATAATTTGAATTCGCTAACTAAAAA ACTTATTATCGGGTTTCCGAATACTTACACATTCACGAAGAATCTTGCCGAGAGTGTGGTCAATGACTTCCGCGAACGTATACCGGTTGCTATATATAGACCGTCTATAG TTCTTCATGCGCTCTCCGACCCGATACCCGGTTATCCACCCACATTGATGGGTGCTATGGGCCTGTTCGTACTCGTCGGCGCTGGCATACTAAAAACGGTCTTCTTATCGAAGTCAACACGTTTTGACATAACACCACAAGATGTGAGCATCAAGACTATGCTGTACTATGCTTATCGTGCAGGTACCGAATATGCGCAGGAGAA AGCAATCACAGAAGTGCCCATTTATATGTCCTCATCAACGCAACACTCCAATCACACCTTCTATCAGATGTGTCAGGTTATGGAGCATGGTCTGTGGTATGAGGCGGCGTTTGAAAAGAATTTCATGCTGCCGACTTGTCATTACACAGATAGTCGTTTTGTCTACATGTTTTTG GTGTTCACCAAGCAAATACTGCCTGCCATGCTAGCAGATGGTCTCATCATGCTTTTCGGTCGTAAACCGGTACTTATGAGTATTGTACGTAAGGCCTATATCTCTTTGGAGGTTATGCAACCGTTTCTCTTCAACACCTACGATAGTCCGGGTATGACATATATAGAAGAGATGGTGGAGGCAACTAAAGG CACCGATTTCGCTCTTCCGGCAGAGATCTCAAGTGCCAAAACGGATGAGGGACTCTTTCACATTTGTAAAACTATGATTTTTTCAATTCGTGAATATTTACTCAATGAGGATCCAAAGACTATTCCAATTGCGCAGAAGCGTTTAAGAAT CAAGCGTTTGGTCTACAATATTCTACGTGGCATTATTGTTTATTACATTTTGCGttggttttatgcatttttcatCAACTATATTGAGGGTCCCACTGCCAACTGA